From one Bacteroides eggerthii genomic stretch:
- a CDS encoding HU family DNA-binding protein, which yields MALNYEVKKRVFGFDKTKTEKYVAQLKTLGMVEFGDLCDEVTKVGMAPRGVVKMVLDGLIDTLNMNINKGFSVQLGDFGCFRPGLNAKSQDKEEDVKSDTVYRRKIIFTPGQQFKEMLTRASVTRAGWDNSEVVSGGGSNPGTGGNGEEEENPLG from the coding sequence ATGGCTTTAAATTATGAAGTGAAAAAAAGAGTGTTCGGTTTTGATAAGACAAAAACGGAAAAGTATGTGGCTCAATTGAAAACACTGGGCATGGTGGAATTTGGAGACTTATGCGACGAGGTCACCAAGGTAGGTATGGCGCCGCGCGGTGTGGTGAAAATGGTGTTGGACGGCCTGATAGATACGCTGAATATGAATATCAATAAAGGCTTCTCGGTGCAATTGGGAGATTTCGGCTGTTTCCGTCCGGGACTTAATGCAAAAAGTCAGGATAAGGAGGAAGATGTGAAGTCGGATACGGTTTACCGCCGGAAGATAATTTTCACTCCGGGCCAGCAATTCAAGGAGATGCTGACACGTGCCAGCGTGACGAGAGCCGGGTGGGATAACTCGGAGGTCGTTTCAGGAGGAGGTTCCAATCCCGGTACTGGTGGAAATGGGGAAGAGGAAGAAAATCCGCTGGGATAA
- a CDS encoding LacI family DNA-binding transcriptional regulator, with translation MGEKVKYRISDIAAIAGVSSGTVDRILHNRGGVSPESRKKVEDVLQQINYVCKIHSITPKNERQIRLLVIFPQHAPGEYWEQIETGIEKALSHFANTKLKIRYLYYDQFDVFSCQKVFKEALALRKDAVIIGPAFYDETVLFANQLYMKDIPYVFVDTPVNNTEPLATFALHAFQAGRTQAKLLTSIMEPNKEIALFQAKRIGDETSIQSVVCQHGFFSYLKENSLNINIVYAQYNRTDAKQNEEMLTDFFRTHPNIGGAVVFNTCAYIISDFMKRNNIKNVKLIGFDINTRNVNALKEGYISHLIAERPEYQGYMAIKAILEYLIYNKKPEVYNYTPIDIIINETVDFYTTTNFAFAL, from the coding sequence ATGGGAGAAAAAGTAAAATATAGAATCAGCGACATCGCAGCAATTGCAGGCGTGTCATCAGGAACAGTAGATCGTATACTTCACAATAGAGGTGGCGTATCACCGGAAAGCCGCAAAAAAGTGGAAGACGTTTTACAACAAATTAATTATGTGTGTAAAATCCATTCAATAACTCCTAAAAACGAACGTCAAATACGTCTATTAGTTATATTCCCCCAACATGCCCCCGGAGAATATTGGGAACAAATAGAGACCGGCATCGAAAAAGCGTTAAGCCATTTTGCCAATACCAAACTGAAGATCCGTTACTTATACTACGATCAGTTTGATGTTTTCTCATGTCAAAAGGTGTTCAAAGAAGCACTTGCCCTAAGAAAAGACGCAGTAATCATAGGTCCGGCATTCTATGACGAGACTGTATTATTTGCCAACCAGCTTTATATGAAGGACATTCCATACGTGTTTGTAGATACTCCGGTAAACAATACAGAGCCATTGGCAACCTTTGCCCTCCATGCCTTTCAAGCAGGCAGGACACAGGCTAAGCTACTGACATCTATCATGGAGCCCAATAAGGAAATCGCTTTATTTCAGGCCAAACGAATAGGCGATGAAACATCTATCCAATCTGTTGTGTGCCAACATGGTTTTTTCTCTTATTTAAAAGAAAATTCGCTGAATATAAATATCGTATATGCACAATACAACCGTACCGATGCAAAACAAAATGAAGAAATGCTAACCGATTTTTTCCGTACCCACCCTAATATCGGCGGAGCTGTAGTATTCAATACTTGTGCATATATCATATCCGATTTCATGAAACGCAATAACATCAAAAACGTCAAACTGATAGGGTTTGATATAAATACCCGGAATGTTAATGCCCTGAAAGAAGGATATATCTCCCACCTGATAGCCGAGCGTCCGGAATATCAAGGATATATGGCCATCAAAGCCATCTTGGAATATTTAATCTACAATAAGAAACCTGAAGTCTACAATTATACACCCATAGATATTATAATAAATGAAACAGTAGATTTTTATACTACTACAAATTTTGCATTCGCATTATAA
- a CDS encoding Nramp family divalent metal transporter, which translates to MKNIIKKIALFWATIAPGIFLVGYNIGTGSITTMASAGASYGMTLTWALALSCLFTYVLIIAFSRYTIITGKTALFSFKNNFGRGVTIFILFSLLISEIVSCMGVMGVVAQVIQEWSRPITHDGEGFNMIVVAGVICILLYYIFWQGKQALFEKILSLFVFVMGVCFLATMFIVMPEPASILKGLVPTLPNHPNAFLIVAGMVGTTMGGVLYVVRSILISEKGWHIEDMKLQKRDAAVSVSIMFLLSFAVMACAAGTMFTKGLTVDNAIDMVKLMEPLAGQLAVSMFVAGIVCAGVSSLFPIIVLGPWLISDFLGIDRDLTKRWARVMALATTLCGLVVPVFGGSPVFVMIFSQSLAIISTPLVIALMIILLNKKLLMGKHRATIKDNVLYGITLLFALIVAIVAILGIINY; encoded by the coding sequence ATGAAAAATATAATTAAAAAGATAGCATTGTTTTGGGCGACTATTGCACCGGGTATCTTTCTCGTAGGATATAATATCGGGACAGGTAGTATTACAACGATGGCTTCTGCCGGGGCAAGTTATGGAATGACGCTGACATGGGCATTGGCTCTTTCTTGCTTGTTTACGTATGTCTTAATAATTGCTTTTTCGCGTTATACTATAATTACAGGAAAAACTGCATTATTTAGTTTTAAGAATAACTTTGGTAGAGGAGTTACCATCTTTATTTTATTTTCTTTATTAATAAGCGAAATTGTATCCTGTATGGGAGTTATGGGGGTAGTGGCGCAAGTAATCCAAGAGTGGTCTCGTCCTATCACTCATGATGGCGAAGGGTTCAATATGATAGTAGTGGCAGGTGTTATCTGCATACTATTATATTATATATTTTGGCAGGGAAAGCAAGCTCTTTTTGAGAAGATACTTAGCCTGTTTGTTTTTGTTATGGGAGTTTGTTTTCTTGCTACCATGTTTATTGTAATGCCGGAACCTGCCAGTATATTGAAAGGACTTGTTCCTACTCTTCCCAATCATCCGAATGCTTTTTTAATTGTGGCAGGAATGGTAGGTACTACTATGGGGGGCGTCCTTTATGTGGTTCGTTCCATCTTGATTAGTGAGAAAGGCTGGCATATAGAAGATATGAAATTACAGAAACGTGATGCTGCTGTGTCAGTGAGTATAATGTTTCTGTTGAGCTTTGCTGTAATGGCGTGTGCTGCCGGAACAATGTTCACGAAAGGGCTTACTGTGGATAATGCAATAGATATGGTGAAACTGATGGAACCATTGGCCGGACAACTGGCTGTGTCTATGTTTGTGGCAGGAATTGTGTGCGCAGGTGTTTCCTCTTTATTTCCTATTATAGTATTAGGGCCATGGCTCATCAGCGATTTTTTAGGTATAGATAGAGATTTGACTAAGCGTTGGGCCAGGGTTATGGCATTAGCAACTACTTTATGTGGGCTTGTGGTGCCGGTTTTTGGCGGTAGTCCGGTTTTTGTGATGATCTTCTCTCAATCTTTGGCGATTATATCTACTCCCCTTGTCATTGCATTGATGATTATTTTGTTGAATAAGAAACTTTTAATGGGAAAACATAGGGCTACAATAAAAGACAATGTTCTGTATGGCATAACTTTGTTGTTTGCACTCATTGTTGCCATTGTAGCTATTCTGGGAATTATTAATTATTAA
- a CDS encoding sugar phosphate isomerase/epimerase family protein gives MVTYVHEMADLGFQSIELEGIGEAHLKTVYKHRKEIKQALEDRGLALPVFCTVLPGIASPQGEIAQKSLDLFKTGCELGAYFGARGVLDNGPLVPYEFPADMPIHRHYSPDVLRNVRLPQRLSWKVYWDNLLSRMDTACKFAADYGLNYYMHPCVGSLTDTTNGYLLLKEELGWENLKFNFDTSNLYYMHENLSLGLLKLGKDLDYIHISDSYGQRIEHQAAGNGTIDWDLFFGTLKQIGFSGELSIDVGGDESHVADIDGAYLQTARFLEEKIAAYEIY, from the coding sequence ATGGTTACATATGTACATGAAATGGCCGATCTTGGTTTTCAATCTATCGAACTGGAAGGGATAGGGGAAGCACATCTGAAGACAGTTTACAAACATCGGAAAGAGATAAAACAGGCATTGGAAGACCGGGGGCTAGCATTACCTGTGTTTTGTACCGTACTTCCGGGGATAGCTTCCCCACAGGGAGAAATTGCACAAAAGAGTTTGGATTTATTTAAAACAGGCTGTGAACTCGGAGCTTATTTCGGAGCCAGAGGGGTATTGGATAACGGCCCTCTTGTTCCTTATGAATTTCCGGCAGATATGCCTATTCACCGGCATTATTCACCGGACGTACTTCGTAATGTGCGTTTGCCGCAAAGACTGTCGTGGAAAGTATATTGGGACAATTTGCTGTCTCGGATGGATACAGCTTGCAAATTTGCGGCAGATTATGGGTTGAACTATTATATGCATCCCTGTGTGGGCTCTTTGACGGATACAACGAATGGTTATCTGTTGCTGAAAGAAGAATTGGGATGGGAAAATCTAAAGTTCAATTTTGATACATCGAATCTGTATTATATGCATGAAAATCTGTCTTTAGGTTTGCTTAAACTGGGAAAGGATTTGGACTATATACATATCTCTGATAGTTATGGACAACGCATAGAGCATCAGGCCGCAGGCAATGGAACGATAGATTGGGATTTGTTTTTCGGGACTTTGAAACAAATAGGTTTTTCCGGAGAACTTTCAATTGATGTGGGTGGTGATGAAAGCCATGTTGCCGATATTGATGGGGCTTATTTACAAACCGCTCGCTTTTTAGAAGAAAAAATAGCTGCTTATGAAATTTATTAA
- a CDS encoding glycoside hydrolase family 28 protein, giving the protein MKFIKCLLVLGLFAVNVSAMDYSVSDFGARGDGKTVNTRAIQRVIDLCAEKGGKVIIPQGEFVTGTLFLKSNVTLRLERGAHLLGSTNLADYPKKTVGFRFWGDTWTYQSLIIAHDIENVTIEGDGTIDGRGGSFPVQSKKKPDKYRDRPYLLWFANSRNINITGIELRNSAMWMQSYIRCDQLKIDGVRIFNHSNLNNDMMDIDGCRDVIITRVTGDSDDDGITFKSTCDRMSENIIVSDCLLSSHCNALKFGTETTAGFKNVAISNCVIRRSSASTVNSGAAEGISGISLEIVDGGTMENITIQNVAIDGQRVPLFLRLGNRARKHYAEAPTPSVGAMKNILISNITAVATAPIGCSVMGIPEGKIEGLTICNSRFVCTGGESEELADKKVEELETLYPESTMFGILPAYGMYVRHARNIQLYGLSFELLKEDGRPAIICDDVDNADIQQIMTYGEKGGKKIVIK; this is encoded by the coding sequence ATGAAATTTATTAAATGTTTGTTGGTTTTGGGACTGTTTGCAGTAAATGTTTCTGCAATGGATTATTCGGTGTCTGACTTCGGAGCGAGGGGAGATGGAAAAACTGTTAATACGAGAGCAATCCAGCGTGTTATAGATTTATGTGCGGAAAAAGGTGGAAAGGTGATTATTCCGCAAGGTGAGTTTGTAACAGGCACTCTTTTCTTGAAGAGTAATGTAACTCTTCGTTTAGAAAGAGGTGCACATTTATTGGGCTCTACAAATTTGGCGGATTATCCGAAAAAAACTGTTGGTTTCCGTTTTTGGGGAGATACATGGACGTATCAGTCTTTAATAATTGCCCATGACATAGAGAATGTTACGATAGAAGGGGATGGTACAATTGATGGACGTGGCGGTTCATTTCCGGTGCAGTCCAAAAAGAAACCGGATAAGTATAGAGACCGCCCTTATCTTTTGTGGTTTGCCAATAGTAGGAATATCAATATAACTGGAATAGAACTCCGGAATTCCGCCATGTGGATGCAGTCTTATATCCGTTGTGACCAGTTGAAGATTGATGGTGTGAGAATCTTCAATCACTCCAACCTGAATAATGATATGATGGATATTGATGGTTGTAGGGATGTAATTATAACACGTGTGACAGGAGATTCGGATGATGATGGAATAACTTTTAAAAGTACTTGTGACAGGATGAGCGAAAATATAATCGTTTCGGATTGTCTATTAAGCAGCCATTGTAATGCCCTGAAATTTGGGACAGAGACGACCGCCGGATTCAAAAATGTGGCTATTAGCAACTGCGTAATCCGTAGATCGTCGGCTTCTACGGTGAATTCTGGGGCTGCAGAAGGAATTTCGGGTATATCGCTTGAAATTGTTGACGGTGGAACTATGGAAAATATAACTATCCAGAATGTTGCCATAGATGGCCAGCGGGTTCCTTTATTTCTTCGTTTGGGCAATCGTGCACGTAAGCATTATGCGGAGGCGCCTACCCCCTCTGTTGGTGCGATGAAGAATATTTTGATTTCCAATATAACTGCCGTAGCAACTGCTCCGATAGGATGCTCGGTTATGGGAATACCGGAAGGGAAGATTGAAGGGCTTACTATCTGTAATAGCCGTTTTGTCTGTACAGGTGGTGAATCGGAAGAACTGGCAGATAAAAAAGTTGAGGAGCTTGAGACCCTTTACCCGGAGTCTACTATGTTTGGCATACTGCCTGCGTATGGAATGTATGTGCGGCATGCCAGGAATATACAGTTATATGGTCTTTCTTTCGAACTGTTGAAAGAGGATGGCAGGCCGGCTATAATTTGTGATGATGTGGATAATGCGGATATACAGCAGATTATGACTTACGGAGAAAAAGGCGGGAAAAAAATCGTAATAAAATAA
- a CDS encoding family 20 glycosylhydrolase, with product MKKKFFLCLIEIVSLTCMGHAAGLPVLPLPKVISTVDGANKGEKVYGDIDFIWRNTNPELYNCVQEEFKEFFRDSCPDRLKIIGEQSSSKKVLRAFCREHSLDEHYVDSIGPEGYLLSKSDSCIHVISKTTKGLLYGIQSAKQLVRGGYAPSVALADWPDYPQRIFFDDISRGPISNVTYIKKQIRDLSELKYNAFTFYIEHVIQPLSYPDFAPENGKLTMDDVKEICSYAREYQMEIIGSFQCFGHFEKILSLEKYAPLGDTPSMIAPLKPQAQAFLKSVIEELADAFSSDYFNINCDETWDLENGKSKEYVRRVGADKFYADHIRFLYDVLKAKNKKVMMWGDIIMKYPHLLSELPKDITYLSWNYSGTNYDAWINPFKENRSCYLVCPGILNSNRLFPDLNMTRENMQFITDGYRAGAQGVLYTSWDDSAFHSFASIMYGVALASEYSWNASRNVDADDFEGRYCMVRFGSEDTMFVQALNELMKFAKLGMTYEMNDRIFYERFTPDINNPLNINKEELGIARNILASVKRTVSAVHLQKEHIDEKALRYTVAQYEFIVDARERMFKMADWYRKSLQEYAESPEQARKSLIMALKDVNPLETQILTLKQQYTELWICENQSYFLDKGLELYKEKLDQIHRVQSVLLRAIDFIDRGRKPDDITAAGLDVRNINSNYFSCWLFCGAFLNGDMNTDYLATIGGEINVTPLPGERFDVGGDEYKWTRCVSDNGFIMDFNEMFHSVNNGVAYATAMLYSDKEQIVQVLYGGSGENLIYCNGQIVGHTAKENEFVADKYKLSLHLKAGSNRILIKSRQLVNDWKFSFRVDGRIVKSHKQKYYL from the coding sequence ATGAAAAAGAAATTCTTCTTATGCCTGATTGAGATAGTAAGCCTGACTTGTATGGGACATGCAGCCGGTTTGCCTGTATTACCGTTACCTAAAGTAATCTCTACTGTTGATGGAGCAAATAAGGGAGAAAAGGTATATGGTGATATTGATTTCATATGGCGAAATACAAATCCGGAGCTTTACAATTGTGTGCAGGAGGAATTTAAAGAATTTTTTCGGGATAGTTGTCCCGATAGATTGAAAATAATAGGGGAACAAAGTTCTTCAAAGAAGGTCTTGAGGGCTTTTTGCAGAGAACATTCTTTGGATGAACATTACGTTGACAGTATTGGTCCGGAAGGCTATCTGCTTTCTAAATCGGACTCATGTATTCATGTTATCTCGAAGACAACCAAAGGATTATTGTACGGTATTCAATCAGCAAAGCAATTGGTACGTGGCGGTTATGCGCCGTCGGTTGCTTTGGCCGATTGGCCGGACTATCCCCAAAGAATATTTTTTGATGATATAAGCAGAGGCCCGATTTCTAATGTTACTTATATAAAGAAACAAATAAGAGACTTGTCGGAGTTAAAATACAACGCATTCACATTCTATATAGAGCATGTCATACAACCGCTTTCCTATCCCGATTTTGCACCGGAAAATGGTAAGTTAACGATGGATGACGTAAAGGAGATTTGTAGCTATGCTCGGGAATATCAAATGGAAATTATCGGGAGTTTTCAGTGCTTCGGACATTTTGAGAAGATACTTTCTCTGGAAAAATATGCACCGTTAGGTGATACTCCCTCTATGATTGCCCCGCTGAAACCACAAGCGCAAGCATTCTTGAAATCAGTTATTGAAGAACTGGCAGATGCTTTTTCTTCGGATTATTTTAATATTAACTGTGACGAAACATGGGATTTGGAGAATGGTAAGTCTAAAGAATATGTGCGTAGGGTAGGGGCGGATAAGTTTTATGCAGATCATATTCGTTTTTTATATGATGTCCTGAAAGCAAAGAATAAGAAAGTGATGATGTGGGGAGATATCATTATGAAATATCCGCATCTGTTATCCGAATTGCCAAAGGATATCACTTATTTGAGTTGGAATTATAGCGGTACAAATTATGATGCATGGATAAATCCTTTCAAGGAAAACCGGAGCTGTTATCTGGTCTGTCCTGGCATTTTGAATTCGAACAGGCTATTTCCTGATCTGAATATGACAAGGGAGAATATGCAATTTATTACAGACGGTTACAGAGCTGGGGCACAAGGTGTGTTATATACATCGTGGGACGATTCGGCATTTCACAGTTTTGCTTCTATAATGTATGGCGTGGCATTAGCTTCTGAATATAGTTGGAATGCCTCACGAAATGTTGATGCAGATGACTTTGAGGGAAGATACTGTATGGTGCGTTTTGGTAGTGAAGATACGATGTTTGTTCAAGCTTTAAATGAGCTGATGAAGTTTGCTAAATTGGGCATGACTTATGAAATGAACGACCGTATTTTTTATGAACGATTCACTCCGGATATAAACAATCCACTGAATATCAATAAAGAAGAATTAGGTATTGCAAGGAATATTCTTGCCTCTGTCAAGCGAACGGTTAGTGCCGTTCATTTGCAGAAAGAGCATATTGATGAGAAGGCTTTGAGATATACAGTAGCGCAATATGAGTTTATTGTCGATGCAAGGGAAAGAATGTTTAAAATGGCGGATTGGTATCGGAAGAGTTTGCAGGAGTATGCCGAATCTCCCGAACAAGCCCGGAAGTCTTTGATAATGGCATTGAAAGATGTCAATCCTTTGGAGACCCAGATCCTGACACTTAAACAACAATATACGGAGCTTTGGATTTGCGAAAACCAGTCGTATTTTCTTGATAAAGGCTTGGAATTATATAAAGAGAAATTAGATCAGATACATCGTGTGCAATCGGTTTTGCTTCGGGCCATAGACTTTATTGATCGTGGAAGGAAGCCGGATGATATAACGGCAGCGGGATTGGACGTACGCAATATCAATAGTAACTATTTCTCTTGTTGGCTATTTTGTGGCGCTTTTCTGAACGGTGATATGAATACCGACTATTTGGCAACAATTGGAGGTGAAATAAATGTGACTCCATTACCGGGTGAACGTTTTGATGTGGGTGGAGACGAATATAAGTGGACCCGTTGCGTGTCGGATAATGGTTTTATCATGGATTTTAATGAAATGTTCCATTCTGTAAATAATGGAGTGGCATACGCCACAGCTATGCTCTATTCGGATAAGGAGCAGATTGTGCAAGTATTGTATGGAGGTAGTGGTGAAAACCTTATTTATTGTAACGGACAAATAGTCGGACATACGGCGAAAGAGAATGAGTTTGTGGCAGATAAATACAAATTATCTCTTCATCTGAAAGCCGGAAGTAACAGAATTCTAATAAAATCACGCCAATTGGTTAACGACTGGAAATTTTCATTTCGCGTTGATGGCAGAATAGTAAAGTCTCATAAACAAAAATATTATCTCTAA
- a CDS encoding beta-L-arabinofuranosidase domain-containing protein gives MKKHIILLSALLLTGTVKAQSPLPGKTEILEAIEGCTTYATNVLLDESGKSRCDYNMVQGKWYPYEEPWHTGQIILGLLDAYEITKSPQALAAARKAGDWWIGLEIKDNPALKGMVGATHGDDIGNDKIVFATVTDGTHGIFELSRVTGDKKYAQVASNALGWMLEHMYYPEEGVCYDLADLKTGEIQKVSPFYKDKKQQVLDDVSRPNTEGSPFKDAYEFTKDKRFKDAHLLLCNSLIDKQDENGIWMRYIPNHREVSSFHPRFNLWYAESLLEAYEMTKDRKYLEAAAKTARTYAKAQKVDGTIFYDNYTDGKPSDKGSVCGSAVAFAGILWIRLAGYGYDEFVPNYERSLRWIIKNRYAANHPDPNLRGGVINTRMRMKKGQIWLTQRDVGTSFGLRFLAAYYNLKFNK, from the coding sequence ATGAAAAAACACATTATTTTATTATCGGCTTTATTGCTAACCGGTACGGTGAAAGCCCAATCTCCTCTTCCGGGGAAGACGGAGATTTTGGAAGCGATTGAGGGATGTACCACTTATGCAACAAATGTATTGTTGGATGAAAGTGGAAAATCACGCTGTGACTATAACATGGTTCAGGGAAAATGGTATCCTTATGAAGAGCCATGGCATACGGGACAAATTATTTTGGGTTTGCTGGATGCTTATGAAATTACCAAATCACCTCAAGCACTTGCAGCGGCACGTAAAGCCGGTGATTGGTGGATTGGATTGGAAATCAAGGATAATCCGGCATTGAAAGGAATGGTAGGTGCTACACATGGTGACGATATAGGCAATGACAAAATAGTTTTTGCAACCGTTACTGACGGTACGCATGGGATTTTTGAATTGTCGCGGGTTACCGGTGATAAGAAATATGCACAAGTGGCCAGCAATGCACTTGGTTGGATGCTGGAACATATGTATTATCCTGAAGAAGGGGTTTGTTATGATTTAGCAGACTTGAAAACCGGCGAGATTCAGAAAGTGAGCCCTTTTTATAAAGATAAGAAACAACAAGTGTTGGATGATGTTTCCCGCCCGAATACAGAAGGTTCGCCTTTCAAAGATGCTTATGAATTTACGAAAGATAAACGCTTTAAGGATGCTCATTTGTTGCTTTGTAACTCTTTGATTGATAAGCAGGATGAAAACGGCATTTGGATGCGTTATATCCCTAATCATCGTGAGGTTTCTTCTTTTCACCCCCGATTTAATCTTTGGTATGCCGAGTCGCTTCTTGAGGCTTATGAAATGACAAAAGATAGAAAATATTTGGAAGCCGCTGCCAAAACAGCCCGGACATATGCCAAAGCACAAAAAGTAGACGGAACTATATTCTATGACAATTATACGGATGGAAAGCCATCGGATAAGGGGTCTGTTTGCGGCTCAGCAGTCGCTTTTGCCGGTATTCTTTGGATTAGATTGGCAGGTTACGGTTATGATGAATTTGTTCCTAATTACGAACGTAGCCTTCGTTGGATTATTAAGAACCGTTATGCAGCCAATCATCCTGATCCTAATTTGCGGGGTGGAGTAATTAATACTCGTATGCGTATGAAGAAAGGACAGATATGGCTTACTCAAAGGGATGTCGGAACTTCTTTTGGATTGCGCTTTTTGGCAGCTTATTATAATTTGAAGTTTAATAAATAA
- a CDS encoding glucosamine-6-phosphate deaminase, whose amino-acid sequence MIVPIKTLKVDTLTIHVYNSRKDMGIAAYELYKKHVRELMVRQKIVRAIFAAAHSQDDFLKALAEDTEIDFTRITGFHMDEYMGLGKDASQNFGNFLRKAIFSRKPFHEVNYIQSDAIDISAECKRYEGLLRQAPLDIVSMGIGENGHIAFNDPHEARFDEEAWIRQTSLDNICRQQQVNDGEFGTLSDVPETALTLTIPALMSCKKVICIVPTGRKAQAVRQTLCGPVSVACPASVLRTHSDATLFLDKEAAELILTI is encoded by the coding sequence ATGATAGTTCCAATTAAAACACTGAAAGTAGATACACTGACTATACATGTGTATAATTCGCGGAAAGACATGGGGATAGCTGCCTATGAACTTTACAAAAAACATGTCCGGGAACTTATGGTCAGACAAAAAATAGTAAGGGCTATTTTTGCTGCCGCTCATTCGCAGGATGACTTTTTGAAAGCATTGGCAGAGGATACAGAAATCGATTTTACTCGTATTACCGGATTCCACATGGATGAGTACATGGGGCTGGGAAAAGACGCTTCTCAAAATTTTGGTAATTTTTTGAGAAAGGCAATCTTTTCCAGAAAACCTTTCCATGAAGTTAATTATATACAGTCCGATGCAATTGATATTAGTGCCGAATGTAAACGGTATGAAGGCTTATTGAGACAGGCGCCGCTGGATATTGTCAGTATGGGAATAGGAGAAAATGGACATATTGCCTTTAATGATCCGCATGAAGCTCGTTTTGATGAAGAAGCATGGATACGACAAACCTCTTTGGATAATATATGTCGTCAGCAACAGGTTAACGATGGTGAATTCGGGACATTAAGTGATGTACCGGAAACGGCACTGACTCTTACAATTCCTGCGTTGATGTCATGCAAAAAGGTGATCTGTATTGTACCTACGGGGCGGAAAGCACAGGCTGTTCGTCAGACACTTTGTGGTCCGGTTTCAGTTGCTTGTCCGGCTTCTGTGTTACGTACCCATTCTGATGCAACCTTGTTTTTAGATAAAGAAGCTGCAGAATTAATATTAACCATTTAA